Proteins encoded together in one Bacteroidota bacterium window:
- a CDS encoding NeuD/PglB/VioB family sugar acetyltransferase: MKVIIVGARADGHAKVVLEIINAQKKHTVVGFIDDDISKTGTSIRNIKVIGTLIDLPKLIKKHKIKGGIVAIGNNSQRRSLSKKLETMGLELINAIHPTVHLDSDVVIGKGNYIGQGSIVITGTKIGNCVNIHTGVTIDHDNVIEDGANLGPGVHTAGRVKIGKDAFLGTGTILIPDGVVGEAAVTGAGTVVISPVNPFTKVVGVPAKEIGKVL; encoded by the coding sequence ATGAAAGTGATCATTGTTGGCGCCCGGGCCGATGGACATGCTAAAGTCGTTTTAGAAATTATTAATGCTCAAAAGAAGCATACTGTTGTTGGCTTTATTGATGATGATATTTCAAAAACCGGTACTTCAATACGAAATATCAAGGTAATTGGTACTTTAATTGATTTGCCAAAACTTATTAAAAAACATAAAATAAAAGGAGGAATAGTTGCAATCGGAAATAACTCACAAAGAAGATCTCTAAGCAAAAAACTAGAGACTATGGGTTTGGAATTAATAAATGCTATTCATCCGACTGTACATTTGGATTCTGATGTAGTAATCGGAAAAGGCAACTACATTGGACAAGGCTCGATCGTTATAACCGGAACAAAAATCGGAAATTGCGTAAATATTCATACAGGAGTAACGATTGATCATGACAATGTTATTGAAGACGGAGCAAATTTAGGACCAGGAGTACATACTGCTGGCAGAGTTAAAATAGGCAAGGATGCTTTTCTTGGAACGGGAACTATCCTAATACCTGATGGGGTTGTTGGAGAGGCAGCTGTTACAGGAGCTGGCACGGTCGTTATTAGTCCGGTAAACCCATTTACAAAAGTTGTTGGCGTGCCTGCAAAAGAAATCGGAAAAGTACTATGA
- a CDS encoding gliding motility-associated C-terminal domain-containing protein: MKKLLKSTSALCVFFISNLCYTQNLVSNGDFETYYSCPDWYNQVDSAKGWFKSSTKNNPSYHTEYLNACSPSNLFKVPTNTWGYQVAASGQAYMAQVTMAPTVQKDYRENIYTKLTSPLTIGSTYYVSMKVSRTDNTQHASNNLGVQLSVNSSFPLSNRSQVYSGTIITDTTKWTTISGSFIADSAYQYIAIGNFFTDSATSSSVACGSCQFIQYGYFIDDVSVVACNASVTLNSSTTSICSGESVTLTATGGKIYNWNTGATDSVLIVSPTSTTTYTVTSSNSLCTSLPKTITITVKPSPTINITGNTLICQGQSTTLSVSGGKTYSWSDGSIDSVLIISPSSTTTYTVSTSNSICTSTPKTITVNVTPAPTVNINCVAQNLVSNPSFEQYTQCPFDYNQADFAKDWLKSSNNNNPTYHTEYLNTCSPSSLFQVPTSTWGYQVASSGQAYMAQVTLAPSVQKDYRENIYTKLIAPLIKGNTYYVSLRASHADNCQNASNNLGVKFSSNSNLLINNISPVYSNSIITDNTKWITILGSFIADSTYQYLGIGNFFTDSATSKLNSCPGCSFVQYGYLIDDISVTGCSGIDAVTICSGQSATLSVSGGKTYSWSNGSNDSILIVSPVSSTTYTITTSNGSCTSSTKTITVNIVSPPTANITGNTTICQGQSTTLTVSGGKTYSWSNGSSDSVLVVSPGSTTTYTVTTNNGSCTSATKTITVNVTPAPTANITGNTSICQGQSTTLTAGGGGTYQWSGGISSTSASVTVSPSSSTTYSVTVNSGGCFSLPAAVTVNVLMPPTATITGNTAVCQGQSTTLTAGGGTSYQWSGGITSASASIIVSPSSSTTYFLTANNGSCSSPPASVTVTVTPLPIAGISGNTTICQGQSTTLTAGGGISYQWSGGISSASSSITVSPSTSTTYYVTTNDGTCTSSPASVTVIVTPIPTAGITGVTTICSGQSTTLTASGGGNYQWYGGISSTSSSVTVSPSTITTYSVVVNDGSCFSLPFSVTVQVLPVPNTTVAGDTILCPGESRTLTANGGSIYNWSSTSSVVSSITVSPTATTTYTVIAGNGTCYGTSAIITVHVMPTPTASASPATSLIDHGASVNIIASGGGTYTWTPAKGLSCTNCSNPTATPDTSTIYTVTITDANGCTATTMVSILIKAFCNGNEKDIFIANVFSPNNDGKNDVLKAQGNGLKDVYWAIFDRWGNKVFETADLSKTWDGTYRGEMVVAGTYFYILTATCIQSNSEINLKGNVTVIR, from the coding sequence ATGAAAAAGCTATTGAAATCCACAAGTGCACTTTGCGTGTTCTTTATTTCAAATTTATGCTACACTCAAAATCTTGTTTCAAATGGTGACTTTGAAACTTACTATAGTTGCCCCGATTGGTATAATCAAGTCGACTCGGCAAAAGGGTGGTTTAAATCATCTACTAAAAACAATCCTTCTTATCATACGGAATATTTAAATGCCTGTTCTCCTTCAAATTTATTTAAAGTTCCGACAAACACATGGGGTTACCAGGTTGCAGCAAGTGGACAAGCTTATATGGCACAAGTAACAATGGCTCCCACAGTCCAAAAAGATTACAGAGAAAATATTTACACAAAACTGACATCTCCATTGACAATTGGATCCACTTATTATGTTTCAATGAAAGTTTCCAGAACAGACAATACCCAACATGCAAGTAATAATCTGGGAGTTCAATTATCTGTCAATAGTAGTTTCCCTCTAAGCAATCGTTCTCAGGTTTATTCTGGCACGATCATTACTGATACAACAAAATGGACCACTATTTCAGGGTCATTTATTGCAGATAGTGCATACCAATATATCGCAATTGGAAATTTTTTCACTGATTCAGCGACAAGCTCATCAGTTGCATGTGGTTCATGTCAGTTTATTCAATATGGTTACTTCATTGACGATGTTTCCGTGGTTGCATGCAACGCATCAGTAACCCTAAACAGTTCTACAACTTCTATTTGTTCCGGAGAAAGCGTTACTTTAACTGCAACAGGTGGAAAAATCTATAATTGGAATACGGGTGCAACTGATTCAGTACTGATCGTTTCTCCTACTTCCACAACAACATACACCGTTACTTCAAGTAATAGTTTATGTACCAGTCTTCCTAAAACTATAACAATAACCGTTAAGCCTTCGCCAACAATCAATATTACCGGCAATACACTTATATGTCAAGGGCAATCAACTACGTTAAGCGTAAGCGGAGGAAAAACATACAGCTGGAGTGATGGCTCGATTGATTCCGTGTTAATTATTTCACCATCATCAACAACCACTTATACTGTAAGTACAAGTAATAGTATTTGTACCAGTACTCCGAAAACCATAACTGTAAACGTAACACCTGCTCCAACAGTTAATATAAACTGTGTAGCTCAAAACCTTGTTTCTAATCCAAGTTTTGAGCAATATACTCAATGTCCTTTCGATTATAACCAAGCTGACTTTGCAAAAGACTGGCTTAAATCCTCAAATAATAACAATCCAACATATCATACCGAATATTTAAATACCTGTTCTCCATCCTCACTTTTTCAGGTTCCTACAAGTACCTGGGGCTATCAGGTAGCTTCATCCGGTCAGGCATATATGGCACAAGTTACCTTGGCTCCTTCTGTTCAAAAAGATTACAGAGAAAATATTTACACCAAACTTATTGCACCTTTAATAAAGGGAAATACATATTACGTTTCACTGAGAGCTTCTCACGCAGACAATTGTCAAAATGCCAGTAATAATTTAGGAGTAAAATTCTCTTCAAATTCTAATTTGCTTATTAATAACATTTCTCCAGTTTATTCAAATTCTATTATTACCGATAACACAAAATGGATAACAATTTTGGGATCATTTATTGCTGATAGCACATATCAATATCTTGGCATTGGAAATTTTTTCACAGATTCCGCTACAAGTAAATTAAATTCTTGTCCCGGATGTTCATTTGTTCAATATGGTTATTTAATTGATGACATTTCGGTAACCGGATGTAGTGGAATTGATGCTGTTACTATTTGCTCAGGACAAAGCGCAACTTTATCCGTAAGTGGAGGCAAAACATATAGCTGGAGCAACGGCTCAAATGATTCCATATTAATTGTTTCTCCGGTATCAAGCACCACATACACCATAACAACAAGCAATGGCTCGTGCACAAGTTCTACTAAAACTATAACCGTAAATATTGTCTCACCACCCACAGCAAACATAACCGGAAACACCACTATTTGCCAGGGCCAATCAACCACACTTACCGTAAGCGGAGGTAAAACATATAGTTGGAGCAATGGATCGAGCGACTCTGTATTGGTAGTTTCGCCCGGCTCAACCACTACATATACAGTAACAACCAATAATGGCTCATGTACGAGTGCCACTAAAACAATTACTGTTAATGTAACACCAGCACCCACAGCAAACATAACCGGGAACACCAGCATTTGCCAGGGTCAATCAACCACATTAACTGCCGGTGGAGGCGGTACATACCAATGGAGCGGAGGTATCAGTTCAACATCAGCGTCTGTAACGGTTTCTCCTTCCTCCTCAACAACATATAGTGTTACTGTAAACAGCGGCGGATGCTTCAGTCTGCCCGCGGCTGTTACGGTTAATGTGTTAATGCCTCCTACCGCAACTATTACGGGAAACACTGCCGTTTGCCAGGGACAGTCAACTACATTGACCGCTGGCGGAGGAACAAGTTACCAATGGAGCGGCGGCATCACTTCTGCTTCTGCATCAATTATTGTTTCTCCGTCTTCATCCACCACCTATTTTCTTACCGCGAATAACGGAAGCTGCAGCAGCCCTCCAGCTTCTGTAACTGTTACGGTGACCCCATTGCCTATCGCCGGTATTTCAGGCAATACAACGATCTGCCAGGGACAATCTACTACACTAACTGCCGGAGGAGGAATAAGTTATCAGTGGAGCGGAGGGATTAGCTCTGCGTCCTCTTCAATTACAGTTTCACCTTCCACATCAACAACTTATTATGTTACAACAAATGACGGAACATGTACAAGTTCTCCGGCTTCTGTTACTGTGATCGTTACCCCTATCCCAACTGCCGGCATTACGGGCGTCACCACAATATGCAGCGGGCAATCAACTACATTAACCGCAAGCGGAGGCGGGAATTACCAGTGGTATGGAGGAATAAGCTCCACTTCATCGTCTGTTACAGTCAGCCCATCAACAATAACAACCTACAGCGTTGTTGTTAATGATGGAAGCTGCTTCAGCCTGCCATTTTCAGTTACTGTTCAGGTATTACCTGTGCCCAATACCACAGTAGCGGGCGACACCATATTATGTCCGGGTGAAAGCAGAACTTTAACCGCAAATGGCGGAAGTATTTATAACTGGTCGTCAACAAGCTCTGTCGTTTCATCAATAACAGTTTCACCAACAGCTACTACAACATACACTGTAATTGCGGGTAACGGCACCTGTTACGGAACATCCGCCATAATTACAGTTCATGTCATGCCAACTCCAACTGCTTCAGCATCTCCTGCAACATCATTGATCGATCACGGGGCTTCTGTAAATATTATCGCAAGCGGAGGAGGCACTTATACCTGGACTCCCGCCAAAGGTTTATCCTGCACAAATTGTTCAAACCCAACCGCAACACCTGACACATCAACAATATATACAGTGACAATAACCGATGCAAATGGTTGTACGGCAACAACAATGGTAAGCATACTTATAAAAGCATTTTGCAACGGAAATGAAAAGGATATATTCATTGCCAATGTTTTTTCACCAAACAACGACGGTAAGAATGATGTTTTGAAGGCACAGGGCAATGGCCTTAAAGATGTTTACTGGGCCATATTCGACCGCTGGGGAAACAAGGTTTTTGAAACTGCAGATCTGAGTAAAACATGGGATGGGACTTACCGCGGCGAAATGGTGGTTGCCGGCACTTATTTTTATATCCTAACGGCAACCTGCATACAGTCAAACAGCGAAATTAACCTGAAGGGAAATGTTACTGTGATCCGGTGA
- a CDS encoding nucleotidyl transferase AbiEii/AbiGii toxin family protein, translated as MLQKSAVSAELYQTLVKLMELDLLHDHRLVGGTALALQIGHRLSVDIDLFSDQKHNYEQITNTLAKKFNGNLNIIRSNTDGITLFINTIKTDIYDWDVPFNHIPFIENNIRMAYKKDIIPMKLNTFCSSHDARYEKKDYTDIAALLREYSLSTMIDLYFHKYTQSYLNERIIIERLGHYTKAESNGSTMPIMLDGSTWDDVKKQIDKSINSYINENMNE; from the coding sequence ATGCTCCAGAAGTCCGCTGTTTCAGCAGAGTTATACCAAACATTAGTCAAACTAATGGAGTTGGATTTATTACATGACCATCGCTTAGTTGGCGGAACAGCACTTGCCCTCCAAATAGGACATAGATTGTCTGTAGATATTGATTTGTTTTCCGATCAAAAACACAATTACGAGCAGATAACGAACACTCTCGCTAAAAAATTTAATGGCAACTTAAATATTATCAGATCAAATACCGATGGTATTACATTATTTATAAATACAATTAAAACAGATATTTACGATTGGGATGTACCATTTAATCACATACCATTTATTGAGAATAATATCCGGATGGCTTATAAAAAAGACATAATACCAATGAAGTTAAATACATTTTGCTCTTCCCATGATGCAAGATATGAGAAAAAAGACTATACTGATATTGCCGCATTGTTAAGGGAATACTCACTTAGCACTATGATTGACTTATATTTTCATAAGTATACTCAATCTTATTTGAATGAGCGGATAATAATCGAAAGGTTAGGCCACTATACAAAAGCTGAAAGCAATGGCAGCACAATGCCAATTATGCTTGATGGCAGCACATGGGATGACGTAAAGAAGCAAATTGACAAATCGATTAATAGTTATATTAATGAAAATATGAACGAATGA
- a CDS encoding SDR family oxidoreductase, translating to MKNIFITGGAGYVGSVLVPKLLKKGYNVTVLDLMIYGEDVLPKHPNLKTVKGDIRDQELLKKILPGQDAVIHLACISNDPSFELNPTLGKSINLDAFEPLVKISKESGVQRFIYASSSSVYGIKEEPNVNETMTLEPLTDYSKFKAQCEEILSNYQSDNFTTTTIRPATVCGYGSRLRLDLSVNILTNLAINKGEITVFGGSQKRPNIHIEDMTDLYCMLLELPKEKIANKIWNAGYENHTISEIAGMVKNVIGDQVKIVTSPSNDLRSYHISSAKIKNDIGFVAKHTIEDAVKDLKTAFNKGLVPNSLTDDKYFNVKLMQKIELH from the coding sequence ATGAAAAATATATTTATCACCGGAGGTGCAGGCTATGTAGGCTCAGTGCTTGTTCCTAAACTCCTTAAAAAGGGATATAATGTAACCGTACTTGACCTGATGATATACGGCGAAGATGTACTTCCCAAACACCCAAATTTAAAAACAGTAAAAGGCGATATCCGCGACCAGGAACTATTAAAAAAAATACTTCCCGGGCAGGATGCAGTGATACATCTGGCCTGTATTTCAAATGATCCCAGCTTTGAACTAAATCCAACACTTGGCAAGTCCATTAACCTGGATGCATTTGAACCATTGGTTAAAATTTCAAAGGAATCGGGTGTGCAACGATTTATTTACGCCTCTTCATCCAGTGTTTATGGCATTAAGGAGGAGCCCAATGTAAATGAAACAATGACGCTTGAACCACTCACTGATTACTCAAAATTTAAGGCTCAATGTGAGGAAATACTAAGCAACTATCAAAGTGACAATTTCACTACTACTACTATTCGTCCGGCTACCGTTTGCGGGTACGGCTCACGGTTGCGTCTTGACCTGTCAGTAAATATTCTAACCAATCTTGCGATCAATAAAGGTGAGATAACTGTATTCGGCGGCTCTCAAAAGCGACCCAATATACACATTGAGGACATGACTGATCTTTACTGCATGCTATTGGAATTGCCAAAAGAAAAAATCGCGAATAAGATCTGGAACGCAGGCTATGAAAACCATACCATTTCTGAGATCGCCGGCATGGTAAAAAATGTTATCGGCGACCAGGTTAAAATTGTAACTTCTCCTTCCAATGATCTGCGATCATATCACATTTCATCCGCGAAAATTAAAAATGACATAGGCTTTGTAGCTAAACATACAATTGAAGATGCTGTAAAGGATCTAAAAACCGCGTTCAATAAGGGTTTGGTTCCAAATTCATTAACGGATGATAAGTATTTTAATGTTAAGTTGATGCAGAAAATTGAGTTACATTAA
- a CDS encoding GxxExxY protein codes for MSNYKYSEITNTIIKCYYNVYNTLGYGFLEKVYENALLIELMNNGLRCSAQYPVEVYYSAKKVGQYFADIIVNECVIIEIKAAEALCEEHEAQLTNYLKATNIEVGLLLNFGKKTEFKRKVFTNEYKIITDHNDHKNLRSLRS; via the coding sequence ATGAGTAACTACAAGTATTCAGAGATCACTAATACAATTATTAAATGTTACTATAATGTTTACAATACATTAGGGTACGGGTTTCTGGAAAAAGTCTATGAAAACGCTCTCCTGATCGAACTAATGAATAATGGTTTGCGATGTTCAGCTCAATATCCTGTTGAAGTTTATTATAGCGCTAAAAAAGTGGGACAATATTTTGCCGATATAATCGTAAATGAATGCGTTATCATTGAAATAAAAGCCGCCGAAGCTTTATGTGAAGAGCATGAAGCACAATTAACCAATTACCTCAAAGCAACTAATATTGAGGTCGGTCTGCTTCTTAACTTTGGCAAAAAGACAGAATTCAAAAGAAAAGTCTTTACCAACGAATATAAAATCATAACTGATCATAACGATCATAAAAATCTGCGTTCCCTTCGATCATGA
- a CDS encoding DegT/DnrJ/EryC1/StrS family aminotransferase, whose translation MKVPYINLGLQHAPIKTEILKRIEKLLENGQFILGEEVRIFEKRFAELSQTKYALGVANGTDALFLSMLALGIGKGDEVITAPNSFLASASAIALIGATPVFADVRDDFNLDPAKVEKAITSKTKAIIAVHLTGRPAPIDELLQIAKKHNLHIIEDAAQAVSAEYKGKPVGGFGITGCFSLHPLKNLSAAGDGGVITTNDDKVYQYLVKARNHGLKSRDECELWSYNSRLDNLQAAILNVKLNVLDKWTERRREIASIYQQKFKGLDIVVPCDKSYEKAVYHTFIIQTSYRNELQKFLLENEIETKVHYPIPIYLQEAAKSLGYKKGDFPVTDHQVETILSLPVFAELTNEQVNYVCNKIIEFYTSKRSGTKTNLSAAGK comes from the coding sequence ATGAAAGTCCCTTACATAAACCTGGGTCTGCAACACGCCCCAATAAAAACGGAAATACTTAAACGTATTGAAAAACTACTGGAGAACGGCCAATTTATTTTAGGTGAAGAAGTCCGGATTTTTGAAAAACGTTTTGCGGAATTATCACAAACCAAATACGCCTTAGGCGTTGCCAACGGCACGGATGCGTTGTTCCTCTCTATGCTGGCACTTGGAATTGGTAAAGGTGACGAAGTAATAACTGCTCCGAATTCTTTTTTAGCTTCAGCCTCAGCAATTGCCCTTATTGGCGCTACGCCTGTTTTTGCTGATGTCCGCGACGATTTTAACCTTGATCCCGCGAAAGTGGAAAAAGCAATAACCTCAAAAACAAAGGCCATTATTGCAGTCCACCTAACCGGAAGGCCTGCGCCAATTGACGAATTACTTCAGATAGCAAAAAAGCACAATTTGCATATTATTGAGGATGCCGCACAAGCTGTCAGCGCAGAATATAAAGGTAAACCGGTTGGCGGTTTTGGAATTACGGGCTGCTTTAGCTTACACCCTTTGAAAAATCTGAGCGCAGCAGGTGATGGAGGTGTGATCACAACCAATGATGATAAAGTGTATCAATACCTTGTTAAAGCACGTAATCACGGATTAAAAAGCCGCGATGAATGTGAACTGTGGAGTTACAACTCCCGTCTTGATAACCTGCAGGCCGCTATACTGAATGTTAAGTTGAATGTATTGGATAAATGGACCGAGCGAAGAAGGGAGATCGCCTCTATTTATCAGCAAAAATTTAAGGGACTTGATATAGTAGTACCCTGTGATAAATCGTACGAAAAAGCGGTTTACCACACCTTCATCATTCAAACCTCTTACAGAAATGAATTGCAGAAGTTTCTGCTCGAAAACGAAATTGAAACAAAGGTCCACTACCCTATTCCGATCTATCTCCAGGAGGCGGCAAAAAGCCTTGGGTATAAAAAAGGTGATTTCCCTGTCACCGACCACCAGGTTGAGACCATATTAAGCCTGCCCGTTTTTGCTGAGCTCACAAACGAACAGGTAAATTATGTTTGTAATAAGATCATTGAATTTTACACGTCAAAAAGGTCCGGAACTAAAACCAATCTATCAGCAGCAGGCAAATAA